A stretch of the Streptomyces sp. NBC_00078 genome encodes the following:
- a CDS encoding thiamine pyrophosphate-dependent dehydrogenase E1 component subunit alpha, protein MKEGAAVSVAGTDAGIDVDDLSSLLMIRHFEQTVLDLFARGLLNGTTHTCLGQEYVPVALGPLLAPDDFVFSNHRGHGHYLARFDDPEGLLAEMTGREGAVCSGVGGSQHIFRGTYLSTGVQGESLPVAVGTALWFQRTGRPGIAVAYIGDGTWGEGAVYEALNLAALWRLPLLVVVENNGIAQTTPTARAMAGDIAGRAAAFGIAHVSVTGSDVAAIRARLAPVVERTRTGGGPAVVEFATHRLGPHSKGDDTRSAAEVAAEREHDWHDAYRRLDPDLFAKVEDEQRTRIAEAVDRVLARPASVWERS, encoded by the coding sequence ATGAAGGAAGGTGCTGCCGTCAGCGTCGCCGGGACCGATGCCGGGATCGACGTCGACGACCTCTCCAGCCTGCTGATGATCAGGCACTTCGAGCAGACCGTCCTGGACCTGTTCGCGCGCGGGCTGCTGAACGGCACCACGCACACCTGCCTCGGCCAGGAGTACGTGCCGGTGGCCCTGGGGCCGCTGCTGGCGCCGGACGACTTCGTGTTCAGCAACCACCGCGGCCACGGACACTACCTGGCCCGCTTCGACGACCCCGAGGGCCTGCTGGCCGAGATGACCGGCCGCGAGGGCGCCGTCTGTTCGGGCGTCGGCGGCAGCCAGCACATCTTCCGGGGCACCTACCTGTCCACCGGGGTGCAGGGCGAGAGCCTGCCGGTGGCCGTGGGCACGGCCTTGTGGTTCCAGCGGACCGGCCGGCCCGGGATCGCCGTGGCCTACATCGGCGACGGCACCTGGGGCGAGGGCGCCGTTTACGAGGCGTTGAACCTGGCTGCGCTGTGGCGGCTGCCGCTGCTGGTGGTCGTGGAGAACAACGGCATCGCGCAGACCACGCCGACCGCGCGCGCCATGGCCGGCGACATCGCCGGGCGGGCCGCGGCGTTCGGCATCGCCCATGTGTCCGTGACCGGCAGCGACGTCGCCGCGATCCGCGCGCGCCTGGCACCGGTGGTCGAACGGACGCGCACCGGCGGCGGGCCGGCCGTCGTGGAGTTCGCGACCCACCGCCTCGGCCCGCACAGCAAGGGCGACGACACGCGCTCCGCCGCCGAGGTCGCCGCCGAGCGGGAGCACGACTGGCACGACGCCTATCGGCGCCTGGACCCCGACCTGTTCGCCAAGGTCGAGGACGAGCAGCGGACACGGATCGCCGAGGCCGTGGACCGGGTCCTGGCCCGTCCGGCGTCGGTGTGGGAGAGGAGCTGA
- a CDS encoding phosphopantetheine-binding protein — MPSDVETIARKNLSAALQPAADPHEIEPDLALTDYGLTSLQKVLFLTRLCEDLTVDLANLTERDVAEMRTLHDVVDTLSRYAGKAA; from the coding sequence ATGCCCAGTGACGTCGAGACCATCGCGCGGAAGAACTTGTCGGCCGCGCTCCAGCCGGCCGCGGATCCGCACGAGATCGAACCCGACCTCGCGTTGACCGACTACGGCTTGACCTCGTTGCAGAAGGTCCTGTTCCTGACTCGGCTCTGCGAGGACCTCACGGTCGACCTCGCGAATCTGACCGAGCGCGACGTCGCGGAGATGCGCACGCTCCACGATGTCGTCGACACACTGTCACGCTACGCCGGAAAGGCTGCTTAG
- a CDS encoding FAD-binding oxidoreductase: protein MTHVDFAVVGGGVIGCTIARELVLRAPHASVLVLEKDAVGSGASRRSAGLHFPRGATERVRRMAGFSQAYYKSLLDADPALPIHPVPMLVVSDRASVDLVEAAYLDEAGLSRVDALPDWLPPLSEETAAWTGEGCQYADVGAFTRALARSLRPRASFREGVSVDSLDRVGSGYELGLGTGERVTADSVVLAPGPWLAAPAWRERLTPLDTRVKKVVALHVEQPPAAEDGVVVFHDEDAFLLPLHEQGRWLFSYTSQIWDVDPDRLTGSVSPSDLAEAREVLISRAPRLADSAHSGRVFSDAYSADREPLVRALDEEGRLVFAGSANGSGYRLAPAIAVEAAHLLRTAVENLSDQGSHR from the coding sequence ATGACGCATGTCGACTTCGCGGTCGTCGGTGGCGGAGTCATCGGATGCACGATCGCGCGGGAGCTGGTGCTACGGGCTCCGCACGCTTCCGTGTTGGTGCTCGAAAAAGATGCCGTCGGGTCCGGAGCCAGCCGCCGGTCGGCCGGTCTGCATTTCCCTCGCGGCGCGACGGAGCGTGTGCGCCGCATGGCCGGCTTCAGCCAGGCCTACTACAAGTCCCTGCTCGACGCTGATCCGGCGTTGCCCATTCATCCGGTTCCCATGCTGGTGGTGTCCGACCGTGCGAGCGTGGACCTGGTGGAGGCGGCCTATCTCGACGAGGCCGGACTGTCCCGCGTGGACGCGTTGCCGGACTGGCTGCCACCACTGTCGGAAGAGACGGCGGCCTGGACGGGCGAGGGCTGCCAGTACGCCGATGTCGGGGCGTTCACCCGGGCATTGGCCCGGTCTCTGCGGCCACGGGCGAGTTTCAGGGAAGGGGTCTCCGTCGATTCCCTGGACCGGGTCGGGAGCGGCTACGAACTCGGGCTCGGCACAGGAGAACGCGTCACGGCCGACTCGGTCGTGCTCGCTCCCGGCCCGTGGCTGGCCGCACCAGCCTGGCGGGAACGGCTCACCCCCCTGGACACCAGGGTGAAGAAGGTCGTCGCGCTGCACGTCGAACAGCCGCCCGCGGCCGAGGACGGAGTCGTCGTCTTCCACGACGAGGACGCGTTCCTGCTCCCGCTGCACGAGCAGGGGCGTTGGCTCTTCAGCTACACCAGTCAGATCTGGGACGTCGACCCCGACCGGCTCACCGGCAGCGTCTCCCCGTCGGACCTGGCTGAGGCCCGCGAGGTGCTGATCAGCCGCGCCCCCCGCCTGGCCGACTCCGCCCACAGCGGAAGGGTCTTCAGCGACGCGTACAGCGCGGATCGGGAGCCGCTGGTACGCGCTCTGGACGAGGAGGGCCGACTGGTGTTCGCGGGTTCCGCCAACGGCTCCGGATACAGGCTCGCACCCGCCATCGCCGTAGAGGCAGCGCACCTGCTCCGTACGGCCGTTGAGAACCTTTCCGACCAAGGGAGCCACCGATGA
- a CDS encoding acyl-CoA dehydrogenase family protein — MNYALFGGLDEDILALPFYEEQHRTFAVELADWCAGHAGLWSRPLEQTPEKAGREILSALGSAGWLGFLDPANGSAAGDQRSICLAREILAYADDLADFAFSIQALSATPIVQYGNSEQQLEYLPRMASGELTGSFAISEEEAGSDISAVGLTADRVSDGYLLNGRKAWIANAGIADVHCVIARTGGGPGALGLTAFLVPARTPGVRVLEEVRLVAPRSFGHLVFEDCLVPESSVLGRPGQGFVVATDLLERFRMTVGAAAVGFARRALDSAVQRARERRIHGGRLMDLQLVKGALADMEIKLNSSAMLVARAAWELDHGNPGYAKHSSIAKVAATEAAQEIVDAAVQVHGAAGLVADSVPERLYRQVRSLRIYEGASEVQKLIIADALGRRPHAGRSRAASGRGAIRVER; from the coding sequence ATGAATTACGCGCTGTTCGGTGGTCTCGATGAGGACATCCTGGCGTTGCCGTTCTACGAGGAGCAGCACCGCACGTTTGCCGTGGAACTCGCCGACTGGTGCGCCGGCCACGCCGGTCTGTGGTCACGTCCTCTGGAGCAGACCCCGGAGAAAGCCGGCAGGGAGATCCTGAGCGCGCTCGGCTCCGCCGGATGGCTGGGATTCCTCGATCCCGCGAACGGGTCCGCCGCCGGTGACCAACGCTCGATCTGTCTGGCCAGGGAGATCCTCGCGTACGCCGACGATCTGGCGGACTTCGCCTTCTCCATACAAGCGCTCTCGGCGACCCCGATCGTCCAATACGGAAACAGTGAGCAGCAGCTGGAGTATCTGCCGCGAATGGCGTCGGGCGAGCTGACGGGATCGTTCGCGATCTCGGAGGAGGAGGCCGGATCCGACATCTCAGCAGTCGGTCTCACTGCCGACCGAGTGTCCGACGGCTATCTGCTGAACGGCCGAAAGGCCTGGATCGCCAATGCCGGAATCGCGGATGTGCACTGCGTGATCGCGCGAACGGGCGGGGGACCCGGTGCGCTGGGGCTCACGGCGTTTCTGGTGCCGGCGCGCACGCCGGGAGTCCGGGTGCTGGAGGAGGTGCGGTTGGTTGCTCCGCGCTCGTTCGGACACCTGGTTTTCGAAGACTGCCTGGTTCCCGAATCGAGCGTACTCGGACGCCCCGGACAGGGGTTCGTGGTCGCGACGGACCTGCTGGAGCGATTCCGGATGACGGTGGGGGCGGCCGCGGTGGGATTTGCGCGGCGCGCTCTCGACTCGGCGGTCCAGCGGGCCCGTGAACGGCGGATCCACGGCGGCAGGCTGATGGACCTTCAGCTTGTGAAGGGTGCGCTTGCCGACATGGAAATCAAGCTGAACTCTTCTGCGATGTTGGTCGCGCGGGCCGCATGGGAGCTCGACCACGGAAACCCCGGCTACGCGAAGCACTCAAGCATCGCCAAGGTGGCCGCCACCGAGGCCGCACAGGAGATCGTCGACGCTGCCGTCCAGGTCCACGGGGCAGCCGGCCTGGTTGCCGACAGCGTCCCCGAGCGCTTGTACCGGCAGGTCAGGTCCCTGCGTATCTACGAGGGAGCGTCCGAGGTCCAGAAGCTGATCATCGCGGACGCGCTGGGACGACGGCCGCACGCGGGCCGATCCCGAGCAGCATCCGGACGCGGTGCAATTCGAGTGGAGCGCTGA
- a CDS encoding AMP-binding protein, translating to MTDSVINRLVAGPPAPGHRISFVRLGSLRTLDLTELYEQSGHVAAYLRSLGIESGDRIGILAANSLEWVLLDLAALRLKVVVAGFEPGKFADAGELVARYGLTAVFTDQDVPADAPAAVRTFTDVAEAARQAWPEPPGPVVYEPEEVTTIKFTSGSTGAPKGLGATVGSIDASMQAVQEIFEHRGGDNLFVFLPLSLLQQRYWLYSALCFGHDATVTTYEAAFAALGKARPTVVMGVPAFFEAARQQISQDAARADGVTPQEARRAAARRLFGDRIRYLWTGSAPADREGLRYLTDAGLPIYEGYGLNETCIVSKNHPGAHREGSVGRVLRGKEVLFDEDGVILVRSEHPVNERYEFAEPGDSERMFVEDGVVRTGDLGYVDEDGFLFIRGRADDVIVLGNGKKMIVRPIEEHMRTSPAIEECVVFCPAQTSLVAVVSPSSDTADLKAITEQLARTNASFGRDEQIRKVVVASPRPSIANGMLTSQFKPKRQAIFAAFESEITNNQDGIHAQ from the coding sequence ATGACGGACTCTGTGATCAACCGCTTGGTGGCGGGGCCGCCGGCTCCCGGCCACCGGATCTCCTTCGTCCGGCTCGGCAGTCTCAGGACGCTGGACCTGACCGAACTGTACGAACAGTCGGGCCATGTCGCCGCCTACCTTCGCAGCCTCGGCATCGAGTCCGGGGACCGCATCGGAATCCTGGCGGCCAACAGCCTGGAATGGGTTCTGCTGGACCTTGCCGCGCTGCGGCTCAAGGTTGTGGTCGCAGGTTTCGAGCCAGGCAAGTTCGCCGATGCCGGAGAGCTGGTGGCACGCTACGGGCTCACGGCTGTGTTCACCGACCAGGACGTGCCGGCGGACGCGCCGGCGGCTGTCCGGACTTTCACCGATGTCGCCGAGGCCGCGAGGCAGGCATGGCCGGAGCCGCCCGGCCCCGTCGTGTACGAGCCCGAGGAGGTGACGACCATCAAGTTCACCTCCGGCAGCACCGGTGCGCCGAAGGGACTCGGGGCCACGGTCGGCAGTATCGACGCGTCGATGCAGGCTGTGCAGGAGATCTTCGAGCACCGGGGCGGCGACAATCTCTTCGTCTTCCTACCGCTGTCGCTGCTGCAGCAGCGGTACTGGCTCTACTCCGCCCTCTGCTTCGGCCACGACGCGACCGTCACCACGTACGAGGCGGCCTTCGCCGCACTGGGCAAGGCCCGGCCGACCGTGGTGATGGGTGTACCGGCGTTCTTCGAGGCCGCCAGGCAGCAGATCAGCCAGGATGCCGCGCGCGCGGACGGCGTCACGCCCCAGGAGGCTCGCCGCGCGGCCGCGCGGCGGCTGTTCGGCGACCGGATCCGCTACCTGTGGACGGGATCGGCGCCGGCGGACAGGGAGGGGCTGCGCTACCTCACCGACGCGGGCCTTCCCATCTATGAGGGCTACGGGCTGAACGAGACGTGCATCGTCAGCAAGAACCATCCCGGTGCTCACAGGGAGGGCAGCGTGGGGAGGGTGCTGCGGGGGAAGGAGGTGCTGTTCGACGAGGACGGCGTGATCCTGGTCCGAAGCGAGCATCCGGTGAACGAGCGCTACGAGTTCGCCGAACCCGGTGACTCCGAGCGGATGTTCGTCGAGGACGGGGTGGTGCGCACCGGTGACCTCGGTTACGTGGACGAGGACGGCTTCCTGTTCATCCGGGGGCGCGCCGACGACGTCATCGTGCTCGGGAACGGCAAGAAGATGATCGTCCGGCCGATCGAGGAGCACATGCGGACGAGTCCGGCGATCGAGGAGTGCGTGGTGTTCTGCCCCGCGCAGACATCACTGGTGGCGGTGGTCTCGCCTTCCTCCGACACGGCCGACCTCAAGGCGATCACCGAACAACTGGCCCGAACCAACGCCTCGTTCGGCCGTGACGAACAGATTCGCAAGGTCGTGGTCGCGAGCCCGCGGCCCAGTATCGCCAACGGAATGCTCACTTCGCAGTTCAAGCCGAAACGACAGGCCATCTTCGCCGCCTTCGAGTCGGAGATCACGAACAACCAGGACGGTATCCATGCCCAGTGA
- a CDS encoding class I tRNA ligase family protein, which produces MNVSVFSTEELHQAFGIEMSSVEKMSAGAGWGRVAPGVTSDPHQHDEIEMFVVVAGTGWVAFDGRRIRVEPGTVCQFEPFETHVVENDGDVDLVFFDLYWRDPARAAQAAAAGGTRRRFHERPVFVFSTPPTPNGDLHLGHLSGPYLGADAYVRFQRMQGTEAWHLTGSDDFQSYVVDCAAREGREPARTAEHYSAEIAETLRLMDIEVDQYTVTNEDPGYRDGLRRYFSKLVGSGAVTVQQTAALVDDETDAYLYEVDVSGGCPGCGGGTSGNICEECGEPNVCVDLVNPRSSRSEAPPKQQPVSRFVLPLHEFGSEVSDHHRLGRVPARLRELADRVFARTRLDIPLTHPSDWGVAPADTTVDGQVIWVWPEMSYGFLHGIEALGGRLGRDWQAVTPEQDWKFVHFFGYDNSFYHAVLYPALYRLAYPQWNPDIDYHVNEFYLLEGGKFSTSRRHAIWGKQILRPETVDAVRYHLALTRPERQRTNFELKAYAETVQRVLVDGWQGWLNDLGARVAGQYGGIAPDAGVWTPEHTAFLNRLGVRLAAVADSFGQDGFSLNRAAAELDGIVVDARRFAEAEARTALIAGWKDEARTAIALELAAAQLLARAATPIMPRFAARLAQALGTADRSSWPSQVELVAPGTRICLEEQSYFEALPSDWSLAEGATG; this is translated from the coding sequence ATGAACGTGAGCGTCTTTTCCACGGAGGAACTGCACCAGGCATTCGGCATCGAGATGAGCTCCGTGGAGAAGATGAGTGCCGGAGCCGGCTGGGGCCGGGTCGCGCCGGGCGTCACCTCCGATCCACACCAGCACGACGAGATCGAGATGTTCGTCGTGGTCGCCGGAACCGGATGGGTGGCTTTCGACGGTCGGCGTATCCGGGTGGAGCCGGGAACGGTGTGCCAGTTCGAGCCCTTCGAGACACACGTCGTCGAGAACGACGGAGACGTCGACCTGGTCTTCTTCGACCTGTACTGGCGCGACCCGGCGCGCGCCGCCCAGGCCGCGGCGGCAGGCGGTACGCGCCGCCGGTTCCACGAGAGGCCGGTCTTCGTCTTCTCGACCCCGCCCACTCCCAACGGCGACCTCCACCTCGGTCACCTGTCCGGTCCCTACCTGGGAGCTGACGCCTACGTCCGCTTCCAACGCATGCAGGGCACTGAGGCATGGCACCTCACCGGGAGCGACGACTTCCAGAGCTACGTGGTCGACTGCGCCGCCCGTGAGGGGCGCGAACCGGCGCGAACCGCCGAGCACTACAGTGCCGAGATCGCCGAGACGCTCCGTCTGATGGACATCGAGGTCGACCAGTACACAGTGACCAACGAGGACCCCGGCTACCGGGACGGTCTGCGCAGGTACTTCTCGAAGCTGGTCGGCTCGGGGGCGGTTACCGTCCAGCAGACGGCTGCCCTGGTGGACGACGAGACGGACGCCTACCTCTACGAGGTGGACGTCTCGGGCGGTTGTCCCGGATGCGGGGGCGGCACCAGCGGCAACATCTGCGAAGAGTGCGGCGAACCGAACGTCTGCGTCGACCTGGTCAACCCGCGCAGCAGCCGCTCGGAGGCGCCGCCGAAGCAGCAACCTGTCTCACGCTTCGTCCTGCCACTCCACGAGTTCGGCAGCGAGGTCTCCGATCACCACCGTCTCGGCCGGGTCCCGGCCCGACTCCGCGAACTGGCGGACCGGGTGTTCGCGCGTACCAGGCTCGACATTCCCCTGACCCACCCTTCGGACTGGGGCGTCGCGCCCGCGGACACGACGGTGGACGGGCAGGTGATCTGGGTCTGGCCTGAGATGTCCTACGGCTTTCTCCACGGCATCGAGGCCCTCGGCGGCCGTCTGGGCCGTGACTGGCAAGCCGTGACTCCCGAGCAGGACTGGAAGTTCGTCCACTTCTTCGGCTACGACAACAGCTTCTACCATGCCGTGCTCTACCCGGCTCTCTACCGGCTGGCGTACCCGCAGTGGAATCCCGATATCGATTACCACGTCAATGAGTTCTACCTCCTGGAGGGCGGCAAGTTCTCCACCAGCAGGCGTCATGCCATCTGGGGCAAGCAGATCCTGCGACCGGAGACCGTGGACGCGGTGCGCTACCACCTGGCGCTCACGCGTCCGGAGCGGCAACGGACGAACTTCGAACTCAAGGCATACGCGGAGACCGTCCAGCGGGTCCTGGTGGACGGCTGGCAGGGCTGGCTGAACGACCTGGGCGCACGGGTCGCCGGGCAGTACGGCGGTATCGCCCCCGACGCCGGTGTCTGGACTCCTGAGCACACGGCGTTCCTCAACCGCCTGGGAGTACGTCTCGCCGCTGTCGCCGACAGCTTCGGGCAGGACGGATTCTCGCTGAACCGCGCGGCCGCTGAATTGGACGGGATCGTCGTCGACGCTCGGCGGTTCGCTGAAGCAGAGGCACGGACCGCGCTGATCGCCGGCTGGAAGGACGAGGCCCGAACGGCCATCGCGCTGGAACTGGCCGCGGCACAACTGCTGGCCCGCGCGGCCACGCCGATCATGCCTCGTTTCGCCGCGCGACTCGCCCAGGCGCTGGGGACGGCCGACCGCTCGTCCTGGCCTTCCCAGGTCGAGCTGGTTGCGCCCGGCACCCGCATCTGCCTCGAAGAACAGTCCTACTTCGAGGCCCTGCCGTCGGACTGGTCGCTCGCCGAAGGAGCCACGGGATGA
- a CDS encoding GNAT family N-acetyltransferase produces the protein MSWAELAAATLENDHVRLRPISPEDRESIHDIAMDPVIWRYFVSLVETEEDFDAFFQGMVADHAAGKRVVFHITDKTTGRCAGSMSFGNLSEADARLEIGWSWLGVGFQGRGINRWAKYLLLEHAFENLGAERVEFKTDQLNAQARAGLRNIGAVEEGVLRSFNPMPGGRRRDAVYYSVLRGEWSWLKDELATNAKVTRQGMGV, from the coding sequence GTGAGTTGGGCAGAGCTGGCCGCGGCCACGCTGGAGAATGACCACGTAAGGCTGCGGCCGATCAGTCCCGAGGACCGCGAGTCGATCCACGACATCGCGATGGACCCGGTGATCTGGCGCTACTTCGTGAGCCTGGTCGAGACGGAGGAGGACTTCGACGCCTTCTTCCAGGGCATGGTCGCCGACCACGCGGCGGGCAAGCGTGTCGTCTTCCACATCACCGACAAGACGACGGGGCGCTGCGCGGGGAGTATGAGCTTCGGCAACCTCTCCGAGGCGGACGCGCGCCTGGAGATCGGCTGGTCCTGGCTGGGCGTCGGCTTCCAGGGCCGCGGCATCAACCGCTGGGCCAAGTACCTCTTGCTCGAACACGCCTTCGAGAACCTGGGCGCCGAGCGTGTGGAGTTCAAGACGGACCAGCTCAACGCGCAGGCCCGAGCGGGCCTGCGCAACATCGGCGCCGTGGAGGAGGGCGTCCTTCGCAGCTTCAACCCGATGCCGGGCGGCAGACGCCGGGACGCCGTCTACTACAGCGTGTTGCGCGGTGAGTGGTCGTGGCTCAAGGACGAGCTGGCCACCAACGCGAAGGTGACCCGTCAGGGCATGGGGGTGTGA
- a CDS encoding C45 family peptidase, producing the protein MTGGAGVAHLHLRGDPYEVGRQHGAALAGPLRGFVDDSLCRLNLLLDEPVTTAGLEPVLSAFDKVITAELPRLAEEITGLADGIGIHRDQALLLQLRREILGYRKIPARGDCTTYAKAGSHPVLAQTVDLNGDLDDHISVLDVRLTGSPRRTLVLSFAGLLGYLGVNSDGLAVGLNLVLGGDWKPGVPPYLAIRHVLDSAATVDEAVECLSGLPLASSRSFMLCDAGKAVWVEALDGGFRCLEAQQAEHTNHFLHPDFEPFDEINVFARNSSRRRLEACRAGLAAMAPAAGVEEHFALLSVPPIRVAATGDIRYERTVAAAVALPGSGRLYIRPGDPATSVTREFTFADPDCRTAGIPRAGADDAG; encoded by the coding sequence GTGACCGGCGGAGCGGGCGTCGCCCATCTGCATCTCCGCGGCGATCCCTATGAGGTGGGCCGACAGCACGGGGCAGCCCTCGCCGGTCCGCTGCGCGGCTTCGTCGACGACTCGCTCTGCCGCCTCAACCTGCTTCTGGACGAACCGGTCACGACGGCTGGGCTCGAACCGGTGCTCTCCGCTTTCGACAAGGTGATCACGGCAGAGCTGCCACGGCTGGCCGAGGAGATCACCGGACTGGCCGACGGGATCGGAATCCACCGCGACCAGGCGCTGCTGCTGCAACTGCGCCGGGAGATCCTGGGCTACCGGAAGATCCCGGCGCGAGGCGACTGCACCACCTACGCCAAGGCCGGTTCCCATCCGGTCCTGGCCCAGACGGTGGACCTCAACGGCGACCTGGACGATCACATCAGCGTCCTCGACGTCCGGCTCACAGGTTCCCCGCGCCGGACCCTGGTGCTCAGTTTCGCGGGCCTGCTCGGCTATCTCGGGGTCAACAGCGACGGCCTGGCCGTGGGCCTCAACCTGGTCCTCGGCGGCGACTGGAAACCCGGAGTCCCGCCGTACCTGGCTATTCGCCATGTGCTGGACTCCGCCGCCACCGTCGATGAGGCGGTCGAGTGCCTGAGCGGTCTCCCGTTGGCCAGCTCACGGTCGTTCATGCTCTGCGACGCGGGCAAAGCGGTCTGGGTGGAGGCTCTGGACGGCGGGTTCCGGTGCCTCGAAGCCCAACAGGCCGAGCACACCAACCACTTCCTCCACCCCGACTTCGAACCCTTCGACGAGATCAACGTCTTCGCGCGGAACTCCTCACGCCGGAGGCTGGAGGCGTGTCGCGCCGGTCTCGCCGCGATGGCACCCGCCGCAGGGGTGGAGGAGCATTTCGCTCTGCTCTCGGTCCCTCCCATCCGCGTTGCCGCAACCGGTGACATCCGGTACGAGCGCACCGTCGCCGCGGCCGTCGCATTGCCGGGGAGCGGCCGGCTCTACATCAGGCCCGGTGATCCCGCCACATCTGTCACCAGGGAGTTCACCTTCGCGGACCCGGACTGCCGCACTGCCGGCATTCCCCGGGCGGGCGCAGATGACGCGGGGTGA
- a CDS encoding lysine N(6)-hydroxylase/L-ornithine N(5)-oxygenase family protein: MSDEQHYECVGIGVGPANLSLASLLHGCPGLPNLFLEKREVFSWHDGQQIPDATLQVSIFKDLVSLSDPTSPFSFLSYLKEKGRIYHFINAQFSAVPRQEFRNYLEWASRRNQNVVFGEEVVSVDFDGTFVLRTNRRTVTANNVSIGIGRRAWVPAVARDHLGLTQFHVSDFVPLSRDLAGKRVCVVGGGQSGAEAFLDLISRPSAERPRRVSWVSRRHNFCPIDDSPFTNDFYMPGYSDYFSRLDQGTRESLNREHVLTSDGISESTLREIYQRIYAERFIHGNTDLVSLYPNRNVIEVSASDNAWSLKLYNSNHPAVPGQVDADVVVWATGFRTVAPDFLAPIADRLEREGDEYRIDSDFAVRWDGPSNRSIFLQNAALQQRGLADKNLSLLAWRSQRIIDRVRCVRSDDPVPSFIEWSAKLSPDERVG, encoded by the coding sequence ATGAGTGACGAACAGCACTACGAGTGTGTCGGCATAGGCGTCGGCCCTGCGAACCTGAGTCTTGCCTCTCTGTTGCACGGTTGTCCTGGGCTGCCGAACCTCTTCCTTGAGAAGCGTGAGGTGTTCAGTTGGCATGATGGACAGCAGATCCCCGATGCGACCCTCCAGGTGTCCATTTTCAAGGATCTGGTGAGTCTGTCGGACCCGACCAGTCCCTTTTCGTTCCTGTCCTACCTGAAGGAAAAAGGGCGGATCTACCACTTCATCAATGCTCAGTTCAGCGCGGTGCCGCGCCAGGAGTTCCGCAACTACCTGGAATGGGCGAGCCGGCGCAACCAGAACGTGGTGTTCGGCGAGGAGGTCGTGTCCGTCGACTTCGACGGCACATTCGTTCTGCGCACCAACCGGCGCACGGTCACGGCGAACAACGTGTCAATCGGCATCGGCAGACGTGCCTGGGTGCCGGCGGTGGCCCGTGACCACCTCGGCCTCACTCAGTTCCACGTCAGCGATTTCGTGCCTCTCAGCCGCGACTTGGCGGGGAAGAGGGTCTGCGTGGTCGGCGGCGGCCAGTCGGGCGCCGAGGCGTTCCTCGACCTCATCTCGCGTCCGTCCGCTGAGCGACCGCGCCGGGTCTCGTGGGTGTCGCGCCGCCACAACTTCTGCCCCATCGACGACTCGCCCTTCACCAACGACTTCTACATGCCCGGCTACTCGGACTACTTCTCCAGGCTGGACCAGGGGACGCGCGAATCGCTCAACCGGGAGCACGTCCTCACCAGTGACGGCATCTCCGAGAGCACCCTCCGCGAGATCTACCAGCGTATCTACGCCGAGCGGTTCATCCACGGCAACACCGACCTGGTCTCGCTGTACCCGAACCGGAACGTGATCGAGGTCTCCGCCTCCGACAACGCGTGGTCGTTGAAGCTGTACAACAGCAACCATCCGGCGGTCCCCGGGCAGGTCGACGCCGACGTAGTGGTCTGGGCGACCGGGTTCCGCACCGTCGCGCCCGACTTCCTCGCGCCGATAGCGGACCGACTCGAGCGTGAGGGCGACGAGTACCGGATCGACAGTGATTTCGCCGTGAGGTGGGACGGTCCTTCGAACCGAAGCATCTTCCTCCAGAACGCGGCTCTCCAACAGCGCGGACTGGCGGACAAGAACCTCAGCCTGCTTGCCTGGCGAAGCCAGCGGATCATCGACCGCGTTCGATGTGTGCGCAGTGACGATCCGGTCCCTTCGTTCATCGAATGGTCGGCGAAGCTCAGCCCGGACGAAAGGGTGGGCTGA